In one Novosphingopyxis iocasae genomic region, the following are encoded:
- a CDS encoding pyrroline-5-carboxylate reductase family protein, translating into MNEQTDFPTNLLAYGCGNMAGSILKGWIRAGADPANFTAFDPHPGGVPDGVKHVSEPPTEPYDMVLLGVKPQMLGDLADQIGKTIKPGTVVISILAGIEIATLDRLFPDAKNVRLMPNLGVALGKSPLGLYSDALTDGEKAAITRWMDATGTAEWIDEEGKMDLVAALAGSGPAYVYRFTDALATAAHKLGLPEDQAARMALATVEGAAALAVQADDDPGALADKVASPGGSTREGMNVLDADDRLVKLLTEVLEAARDRNGELAKMVDA; encoded by the coding sequence ATGAACGAACAGACTGATTTTCCGACGAACCTGCTCGCTTATGGCTGCGGCAACATGGCGGGCTCCATTCTCAAAGGCTGGATTCGCGCAGGCGCCGATCCCGCGAACTTCACCGCGTTCGATCCGCATCCGGGCGGCGTTCCCGACGGTGTGAAGCATGTCAGCGAACCGCCCACCGAACCCTATGACATGGTTCTTCTGGGCGTGAAGCCGCAGATGCTGGGCGATCTGGCAGATCAGATCGGCAAGACGATCAAGCCCGGCACCGTGGTCATCTCCATTCTCGCCGGTATCGAGATCGCGACTTTGGACCGGTTGTTTCCGGATGCCAAGAACGTCCGCCTGATGCCCAATCTCGGCGTAGCGCTCGGCAAATCACCACTGGGCCTGTATTCCGATGCGCTCACCGACGGTGAAAAGGCCGCTATCACCCGCTGGATGGATGCCACCGGCACCGCCGAATGGATCGACGAGGAAGGCAAGATGGACCTCGTCGCTGCGCTCGCAGGCTCCGGTCCGGCCTATGTCTACCGCTTCACCGATGCGCTGGCGACGGCTGCACACAAGCTGGGGCTGCCGGAAGACCAGGCTGCACGCATGGCGCTGGCGACAGTCGAAGGTGCCGCGGCGCTGGCGGTGCAGGCGGATGATGATCCCGGCGCGCTCGCTGACAAGGTGGCGAGCCCCGGTGGCTCGACGCGCGAGGGCATGAATGTACTCGATGCGGACGACCGCTTGGTGAAACTGCTCACCGAGGTGCTCGAGGCCGCGCGTGATCGCAATGGCGAGCTTGCCAAGATGGTCGACGCCTGA
- a CDS encoding amidase, with translation MRAVRLLAPLALLAAPLAAQDAPPNGDYPVEEKSISELEAAMQSGETTSAAITQGYIDRIAAMNHAGPELNAVIAVLPGALEEARRRDTERAAGRSGPMLGIPVIVKDNIETKGPVPTTAGSYALESNVTDRDAPLVAKLREAGAVILGKANLSEWANFRSNDSTSGWSAVGGLTRNPYALDRNTCGSSSGSAVAAAASLAAGTVGTETDGSITCPASSNGIVGLKPTLGLVSRRFIVPISHSQDTAGPMTRTVRDAAIMLGAMAGVDSGDPATAAAVGRVSDYAGLLGRDVLKGLQIGVPRDRVGDDAALTAKFEEALDVLRAQGATIVDIDESREATEGVGEAEFQVLLSEFKADMADYLQGLPDNDVTAKTLADLIAFNEADKARELRYFDQSLFLEAQKQGDLSDPKYLKARETATRLAGQMGIDKMLADAKVTVLALPTRSPVWLSTLGEGDNFSGPSASGLPAQAGYPHLTVPMGLIDGLPVGISFIGTAWTDDFLLQVGDAYERASKARVPPRYLPTVGQ, from the coding sequence ATGCGCGCGGTCCGGCTGCTCGCCCCGCTCGCGCTTCTGGCGGCCCCGCTGGCCGCACAGGACGCGCCCCCGAACGGCGATTATCCGGTCGAGGAAAAGTCGATTTCCGAGCTGGAAGCGGCCATGCAGTCGGGCGAGACGACCAGTGCCGCCATCACGCAGGGCTATATCGATCGCATCGCGGCGATGAACCATGCGGGGCCTGAGCTGAACGCCGTGATTGCTGTTCTCCCCGGCGCGCTGGAAGAGGCGCGCCGCCGCGATACGGAGCGGGCGGCAGGACGCAGCGGTCCGATGCTGGGCATTCCCGTTATCGTGAAGGATAATATCGAGACGAAGGGCCCGGTGCCGACCACGGCGGGCTCTTACGCGCTCGAAAGCAACGTCACGGACCGCGATGCCCCGCTGGTCGCGAAACTGCGTGAGGCCGGGGCAGTGATCCTCGGCAAGGCCAATCTCAGCGAATGGGCCAATTTCCGCTCCAATGATTCCACCAGCGGCTGGAGCGCAGTGGGCGGTCTGACCCGAAACCCCTATGCGCTGGACCGCAACACTTGCGGCTCGTCGAGCGGTAGCGCGGTGGCTGCGGCCGCCAGCCTGGCTGCGGGCACCGTCGGCACCGAGACTGACGGCTCGATCACTTGCCCGGCCAGTTCCAACGGGATCGTCGGACTGAAGCCGACGCTGGGCCTTGTTTCGCGGCGCTTCATCGTGCCGATCAGCCATAGTCAGGATACCGCAGGGCCGATGACGCGCACGGTGCGCGATGCCGCGATTATGCTAGGCGCGATGGCGGGCGTGGATTCGGGCGATCCGGCTACCGCCGCCGCGGTGGGCCGGGTGTCCGATTATGCGGGACTGCTCGGCCGTGATGTTCTGAAGGGCCTTCAGATCGGCGTGCCGCGCGACCGCGTGGGTGATGACGCCGCGCTGACCGCCAAGTTCGAGGAAGCGCTCGATGTGCTGCGCGCGCAGGGCGCGACGATCGTGGACATCGACGAGAGCCGCGAGGCCACCGAGGGCGTGGGCGAGGCCGAGTTTCAGGTCCTGCTGAGCGAATTCAAGGCCGACATGGCGGACTATCTGCAGGGCCTGCCCGATAATGACGTGACGGCAAAGACGCTGGCGGACCTCATTGCCTTCAACGAGGCGGACAAGGCGCGTGAGCTGCGATATTTCGACCAATCGCTGTTTCTGGAAGCGCAAAAGCAGGGCGATCTGAGCGATCCCAAATATCTGAAGGCGCGTGAGACGGCCACGCGCCTGGCCGGTCAGATGGGCATCGACAAGATGCTCGCCGATGCCAAAGTCACCGTGCTCGCGCTGCCGACGCGCAGTCCCGTGTGGCTCAGTACGCTGGGAGAAGGCGACAACTTTTCCGGCCCCAGCGCCAGCGGGCTTCCCGCCCAGGCCGGTTATCCGCACCTCACCGTGCCGATGGGTCTGATCGACGGTCTGCCCGTCGGCATCAGCTTCATCGGCACCGCCTGGACCGACGACTTCCTGTTACAAGTCGGCGATGCCTATGAGCGCGCAAGCAAAGCCCGCGTCCCGCCCCGTTATCTGCCGACGGTGGGGCAGTAG
- a CDS encoding DUF2312 domain-containing protein — translation MAEEEATTTDQQLRLFIERVERLEEEKKGISDDIRDVYSEAKSQGYDVKIMRQIVRLRKLKPEERKEMELLIETYKAALGIG, via the coding sequence ATGGCCGAAGAAGAAGCCACCACCACCGATCAGCAGCTGCGCCTGTTCATCGAGCGCGTCGAGCGCCTCGAAGAAGAAAAGAAGGGCATCAGCGACGATATCCGCGACGTCTATTCCGAAGCGAAGAGCCAGGGTTACGACGTCAAGATCATGCGCCAGATCGTGCGTCTGCGGAAGCTGAAGCCGGAAGAGCGCAAGGAAATGGAACTGCTGATCGAAACCTACAAAGCCGCCTTAGGCATCGGCTAA
- a CDS encoding TlyA family RNA methyltransferase, producing MAGKKTRLDQLLVDRGEVESRTRAQALIMAGLVYIGETKAAKPGQQVAEDAVVDVRGRDHPWVSRGGIKLAHGLDAFGIDAADAVAIDVGSSTGGFTDVMLSRGAARVYAVDSGTNQLAWKIRQDERVIVHEQTSARILTAEHIPEPVSLIVCDASFIALAKVLEVPLTFAEHGAALVALIKPQFEAARGEVGKGGVVRDAAVHARVCEEVRHWLETKGWHVLGIDRSPITGPSGNVEFLIGAQLGGPIRDNGEPTSCGKS from the coding sequence ATGGCCGGAAAAAAGACACGCCTCGACCAGCTTCTCGTCGACCGCGGCGAGGTGGAGAGCCGCACGCGGGCGCAGGCGCTCATCATGGCGGGCCTCGTTTATATCGGGGAGACCAAAGCGGCCAAGCCCGGTCAGCAGGTGGCCGAGGACGCCGTCGTCGATGTGCGCGGGCGCGATCATCCCTGGGTTTCGCGCGGCGGCATCAAGTTGGCGCACGGGCTCGATGCGTTCGGGATCGATGCGGCAGACGCGGTGGCGATCGATGTCGGCAGCTCCACTGGCGGCTTTACCGATGTGATGCTCAGCCGCGGCGCGGCCCGTGTCTACGCGGTAGACAGCGGCACCAACCAGCTCGCCTGGAAAATCCGGCAGGACGAGCGCGTGATCGTGCACGAACAGACCAGCGCCCGCATTCTGACGGCCGAGCATATTCCCGAACCGGTCAGCCTGATCGTATGCGATGCCAGCTTCATCGCGCTGGCCAAGGTGCTGGAAGTGCCGCTTACATTCGCCGAACATGGCGCAGCGCTGGTGGCGCTGATCAAGCCGCAGTTCGAGGCCGCGCGCGGCGAAGTGGGCAAAGGCGGCGTGGTGCGCGACGCTGCGGTGCATGCCAGGGTGTGCGAAGAGGTGCGACACTGGCTTGAAACAAAGGGCTGGCATGTCCTCGGCATCGATCGCAGCCCGATCACCGGGCCGAGCGGCAATGTCGAGTTTCTTATCGGGGCGCAACTGGGCGGCCCTATACGGGACAATGGGGAACCAACGTCCTGTGGAAAATCTTGA
- a CDS encoding YebC/PmpR family DNA-binding transcriptional regulator → MAGHSKFKNIMHRKGAQDKKRSAQFSKLSREITVAAKSGMPDPDMNPRLRLAVNNAKAQSMPKDNIQRAIDKASANEGDDYEEIRYEGYGPGGVALIVEALTDNRNRTATNVRTAFSKNGGNLGASGSVSHGFERLGLIVYPASVGGEEKVLEAALEAGAEDIQSGEDEHEIWTAGDDLHEVASALEKSLGEAETVKLAWKPNLTVDVAEGDADTLFRLIDALDDDDDVQTVWGNYEVSDAIMEKLGQDA, encoded by the coding sequence ATGGCAGGCCATAGCAAATTCAAGAACATCATGCATCGCAAGGGCGCGCAGGACAAGAAGCGCTCCGCCCAGTTTTCGAAGCTCAGCCGAGAGATCACCGTGGCGGCCAAGTCCGGCATGCCCGATCCGGACATGAACCCGCGTCTGCGCCTGGCGGTGAATAACGCCAAGGCGCAGTCGATGCCGAAGGACAATATCCAGCGTGCCATCGACAAGGCGTCCGCCAATGAAGGCGATGATTATGAAGAAATCCGCTACGAAGGCTATGGCCCCGGCGGCGTTGCGCTGATCGTCGAGGCGCTGACCGACAACCGTAACCGCACCGCCACCAATGTGCGCACCGCGTTTTCGAAAAACGGCGGCAATCTGGGCGCGTCCGGCTCCGTCTCGCACGGGTTCGAGCGGCTGGGCCTGATCGTCTATCCGGCCTCGGTCGGCGGGGAGGAAAAGGTGCTGGAAGCCGCGCTCGAGGCGGGCGCCGAAGACATTCAGTCTGGCGAGGACGAGCACGAGATCTGGACCGCTGGCGATGATCTGCACGAAGTTGCAAGCGCGCTCGAAAAGTCGCTGGGTGAGGCGGAGACGGTGAAGCTTGCCTGGAAGCCCAATTTGACGGTCGATGTCGCCGAAGGCGATGCCGATACGTTGTTCCGTCTGATCGACGCGCTGGACGACGATGACGATGTGCAGACCGTCTGGGGCAATTACGAAGTTTCCGACGCCATTATGGAGAAGCTCGGCCAGGACGCCTGA
- a CDS encoding PepSY domain-containing protein, producing MRKGRTPRMMALRKWHVRLGWLIGVPLILWTGSGLFMAAAPIERVRGAHLRAEAPALPPITPIAPMLEGRAADQLQLLTIGGKAVWVVAYKDGGRRRADPADGALLPAVGASEASAIARAARKGDGAIVSVTRSDAQHPPLDLRRERPAWAVQFADGARFYIDADTGELMAVRTRLWRWFDFLWGLHIMDLQTREDVNNPLLVVFAALAFGGMLIGSILMFRRRKARPRTEGTPRAEA from the coding sequence GTGAGGAAGGGGCGCACGCCGCGCATGATGGCCTTGCGCAAATGGCATGTGCGGCTTGGCTGGTTGATCGGCGTGCCGCTGATCCTGTGGACCGGAAGCGGTCTCTTCATGGCCGCAGCGCCGATCGAGCGAGTGCGCGGCGCGCATCTCCGCGCAGAAGCGCCCGCGCTTCCCCCGATCACGCCGATCGCGCCGATGCTGGAAGGGCGCGCGGCAGACCAATTGCAGCTGCTCACCATCGGCGGCAAGGCGGTCTGGGTGGTGGCCTATAAGGACGGCGGACGGCGCCGGGCCGATCCGGCGGATGGCGCACTGCTACCGGCGGTCGGCGCGTCCGAAGCCTCGGCCATTGCCCGCGCCGCGCGAAAGGGCGATGGAGCGATCGTCTCGGTCACCCGTAGCGATGCCCAGCATCCGCCGCTGGACCTGCGCCGCGAACGCCCCGCCTGGGCGGTGCAGTTCGCCGATGGCGCGCGTTTCTACATTGATGCCGATACCGGTGAATTGATGGCGGTGCGCACACGGCTTTGGCGCTGGTTCGATTTTCTCTGGGGCCTGCATATCATGGACCTGCAGACCCGCGAGGATGTCAACAATCCCTTGCTCGTCGTCTTCGCCGCGCTGGCTTTTGGCGGCATGCTGATCGGATCGATCCTCATGTTTCGCCGGCGAAAGGCCAGGCCCCGCACCGAAGGGACGCCGCGGGCAGAGGCCTAG
- the ruvC gene encoding crossover junction endodeoxyribonuclease RuvC, whose product MLILGLDPSLSCTGWGVIRAEGNRLTHIANGQVKTDAKASLAERLVQIDAALAEVIAAHRPQAAAVEDVFVNANPQSTLKLGQARGVVLLAAAKAGLPVHEYAARLVKKSVVGTGGADKSQVQAMLKILLPGAKPAGADAADALAVAITHAHHR is encoded by the coding sequence GTGCTGATTCTCGGTCTCGATCCCTCGCTCTCCTGCACCGGCTGGGGTGTGATCCGGGCCGAGGGCAACCGGCTGACGCATATTGCGAATGGCCAGGTGAAGACCGACGCCAAGGCCTCGCTTGCAGAACGGCTGGTGCAGATCGATGCCGCGCTGGCGGAGGTGATTGCCGCACACCGTCCGCAGGCGGCGGCGGTGGAGGATGTGTTCGTCAACGCCAACCCGCAATCGACGCTGAAGCTGGGGCAAGCACGCGGCGTCGTGCTGCTTGCCGCGGCCAAGGCGGGGTTGCCGGTGCACGAATATGCCGCCCGTCTTGTCAAGAAATCGGTCGTTGGGACGGGCGGCGCGGACAAGTCTCAGGTGCAGGCGATGCTCAAGATCCTGCTGCCGGGCGCGAAGCCGGCGGGGGCGGACGCCGCCGACGCGCTGGCCGTGGCGATCACCCACGCGCACCATCGCTGA
- a CDS encoding TspO/MBR family protein — translation MSELASRSQLRMSFIRWALFTVPLLMVLGWLSGQIAGSSDTNAWYQALRQPAAQPPGYVFGIVWPTLYFLQGLALAMVLNARSARLRWTAVGMFALQFLANMVWSPLFFGMHQVSSAFFLILLILLLAIGATLLFGRIRPLAAWLMVPYLAWLCFAAILNFQIDRLNPDAETLYAPAARTQI, via the coding sequence ATGAGCGAACTGGCATCCCGATCGCAGCTGCGCATGTCCTTTATACGCTGGGCGCTGTTTACCGTGCCCTTGCTGATGGTGCTGGGATGGCTTTCGGGGCAGATCGCGGGATCGAGCGATACCAATGCCTGGTATCAGGCGCTCAGGCAGCCGGCTGCGCAGCCGCCCGGCTATGTTTTCGGAATCGTCTGGCCGACCCTTTATTTCCTGCAGGGCCTGGCGCTCGCCATGGTGCTGAACGCGCGCAGCGCGCGTCTGCGCTGGACGGCGGTTGGCATGTTCGCGCTCCAATTTCTGGCCAATATGGTCTGGAGCCCGCTGTTCTTCGGCATGCATCAGGTGTCGAGCGCGTTTTTCCTGATCCTTCTGATCCTGCTTCTGGCAATCGGCGCGACGCTTCTTTTCGGGCGCATTCGCCCGCTCGCCGCTTGGCTGATGGTGCCCTATCTGGCGTGGCTGTGCTTCGCCGCGATCCTGAATTTTCAGATCGACCGGCTGAACCCGGACGCGGAAACCCTTTACGCGCCCGCCGCCAGAACCCAGATATAA
- the sppA gene encoding signal peptide peptidase SppA, with amino-acid sequence MSFVKGAWKILVGIKDALALLLLLMFFALLFAILSARPNAADIKDGALMLKLQGTIVEQPATPDPFGALLGDGPVVREYAVRDLIRAIETAKDDARVKAIVLDLDGFAGGGQVSISAVGRALDNAKKAGKPVYAYATAYANDGYQLASHASEIWVDPMGGAMVAGPGGSSLYFGNALDKFGVKANVYRVGTYKSAVEPFTGSKASEPAKEALSALLEEIWGDWLAGVKSVRPKANLQPIIMQPAEMVEAANGNLAQLALNAGMVDKLGSRQAFGDYVAKKAGKGLDETPGSFAQIDYDDWLGENEPEDEGDAIGLITIAGTITDGEAGPGTAGGETVSKLIYDALAEDDLKALVVRVDSPGGSVLASEQIRLAIQAAKDKGLPVVVSMANLAASGGYWISTPADAIFAEPDTITGSIGIFGIIPSFNEALNKIGVTTDGVTTTPLSGQPDIFAGPNAAFNRVAQSSIENGYRDFLTRVAKSRNMTLQQVDAIGQGRVWAGGTARQLGLVDRLGGLDEALADAAQRAKLKTGGYHVKTIEEEPDAFAKFLMDATRSDDPKTVRLDLFGHASLRQQQMMWQAAATAQELVGTTGVQARCIECELMVPGGNVSAARSGWAALLAKWL; translated from the coding sequence ATGAGCTTCGTCAAAGGCGCCTGGAAAATCCTTGTCGGCATCAAGGATGCGCTGGCCCTTCTCCTGCTGCTGATGTTCTTCGCGCTTCTGTTCGCGATCCTGAGCGCGCGTCCCAATGCAGCCGATATCAAGGACGGCGCACTGATGCTGAAGCTGCAGGGCACGATCGTCGAACAGCCGGCCACGCCGGATCCGTTCGGGGCGCTGCTGGGCGACGGGCCGGTGGTGCGGGAATATGCGGTGCGCGATCTTATCCGGGCGATCGAGACGGCCAAGGACGATGCGCGCGTAAAGGCCATCGTGCTCGATCTCGACGGATTTGCAGGCGGCGGCCAGGTGTCAATCTCCGCGGTCGGGCGCGCGCTCGACAATGCGAAAAAGGCAGGTAAGCCGGTTTACGCTTATGCCACCGCTTATGCGAATGACGGTTATCAGCTAGCGTCCCACGCCAGCGAGATCTGGGTGGACCCGATGGGCGGCGCCATGGTTGCCGGGCCGGGCGGATCGAGCCTCTATTTCGGCAACGCGCTCGACAAGTTTGGCGTGAAGGCAAATGTCTACCGCGTCGGCACCTATAAGAGCGCAGTGGAACCCTTCACCGGCAGCAAGGCGTCTGAACCGGCCAAAGAGGCCCTTTCCGCGCTGCTAGAGGAAATCTGGGGCGACTGGCTGGCCGGCGTAAAGAGCGTCCGGCCAAAGGCGAACCTTCAGCCGATCATCATGCAGCCCGCCGAGATGGTGGAAGCGGCCAATGGCAATCTGGCGCAGCTCGCGCTGAATGCCGGGATGGTGGACAAGCTCGGCTCGCGGCAGGCCTTTGGCGATTATGTAGCCAAGAAGGCGGGCAAAGGTCTGGACGAGACCCCCGGCAGCTTCGCGCAGATCGATTATGACGATTGGCTGGGCGAGAACGAGCCGGAGGATGAGGGCGACGCGATCGGCCTGATCACCATTGCCGGCACGATTACCGATGGCGAAGCCGGACCCGGCACCGCGGGCGGAGAAACCGTCTCCAAACTGATCTACGACGCGCTGGCGGAGGACGATCTGAAGGCGCTGGTGGTGCGGGTCGATTCGCCGGGTGGCTCTGTGCTGGCATCCGAACAGATCCGCCTCGCCATCCAGGCCGCCAAGGACAAGGGGCTGCCGGTCGTCGTCTCGATGGCCAATCTGGCGGCCAGCGGCGGCTACTGGATTTCCACCCCGGCCGACGCGATCTTCGCCGAGCCGGACACGATCACCGGATCGATCGGCATCTTCGGGATCATCCCGAGCTTCAATGAAGCGCTGAACAAGATCGGCGTCACCACCGACGGCGTAACCACCACGCCGCTGTCCGGTCAGCCGGATATCTTTGCCGGACCGAATGCGGCGTTCAACCGCGTCGCCCAGTCGTCGATCGAAAATGGCTATCGCGACTTCCTGACCCGCGTTGCCAAATCTCGCAACATGACGCTGCAACAGGTCGATGCTATCGGCCAGGGCCGCGTCTGGGCGGGCGGCACGGCGCGTCAGCTGGGCTTGGTCGACCGGTTGGGCGGCCTTGACGAAGCCCTTGCCGATGCCGCGCAGCGCGCCAAGCTGAAGACGGGCGGTTATCATGTGAAGACGATCGAGGAAGAGCCGGACGCCTTTGCCAAGTTCCTGATGGACGCGACGCGGAGCGACGACCCGAAAACGGTTCGGCTGGATCTGTTCGGCCATGCATCGCTGCGCCAGCAGCAGATGATGTGGCAAGCCGCGGCGACCGCTCAGGAACTTGTCGGCACCACCGGTGTGCAGGCTCGCTGCATCGAGTGCGAGTTGATGGTGCCGGGCGGCAACGTCTCCGCGGCGCGCAGCGGCTGGGCGGCGCTTCTGGCGAAATGGCTGTAG
- a CDS encoding PaaI family thioesterase, with translation MSKAPAQMKDGERFDPAQIIAFMGKLGHGGMLGIGYHDHGQDWVELKLDWREDLVGDEETQILASGPIISLMDMATSLAIWTKLGKFRPHATMDLRVDYMRPSPPGQAVIGRGQCYHVTRSIGFVHGTAHNGDPDDPVAHVTGTFIRTKGFGR, from the coding sequence ATGAGCAAGGCACCGGCACAAATGAAGGATGGCGAGCGGTTCGATCCGGCGCAGATCATCGCGTTCATGGGAAAGCTTGGCCATGGCGGCATGCTGGGCATCGGCTATCACGATCACGGGCAGGACTGGGTCGAGCTGAAGCTCGATTGGCGCGAGGATCTGGTGGGGGACGAGGAGACGCAGATCCTGGCGTCGGGCCCGATCATCTCGTTGATGGACATGGCCACCAGCCTCGCCATCTGGACCAAACTCGGTAAGTTCCGCCCGCATGCCACGATGGATTTGCGCGTGGATTATATGCGTCCGTCCCCACCGGGGCAGGCGGTGATCGGGCGCGGCCAATGCTATCATGTCACCCGCTCGATCGGATTCGTGCATGGCACTGCGCATAATGGTGATCCGGACGATCCGGTGGCGCATGTCACCGGCACCTTCATCCGCACCAAAGGATTTGGGCGGTGA
- a CDS encoding DUF2721 domain-containing protein has product MEDLLSQGPGTATVLEVLQTALTPAFLLVALGSMLNLFTGRLTRIIDRARDREALYDQTTGPEHERLVYELRMLERRMTVTGRAIWFGVAAAVVVCVMIGMLFLIGLADAELSVAIVATFLLALTLMATALAHFMFEVQLSTRVLHVRAEYLEYEEGRSRS; this is encoded by the coding sequence ATGGAAGATTTACTGAGCCAAGGCCCCGGCACCGCCACGGTGCTTGAGGTGCTTCAAACCGCGCTGACGCCGGCCTTTTTGCTGGTGGCGCTGGGCAGCATGCTCAATCTGTTCACCGGCCGCCTGACCCGCATCATAGATCGCGCGCGCGACCGCGAGGCCCTCTATGACCAGACGACAGGCCCCGAGCATGAGCGACTGGTCTACGAATTGCGGATGCTGGAGCGGCGCATGACGGTGACTGGCCGCGCAATCTGGTTCGGCGTCGCCGCCGCGGTGGTGGTATGCGTGATGATCGGGATGTTGTTCCTGATCGGCCTTGCCGATGCGGAGCTTTCCGTCGCGATCGTCGCGACCTTCCTTTTAGCCCTGACGCTGATGGCCACCGCGCTCGCCCATTTCATGTTCGAGGTGCAGCTGTCCACGCGCGTCCTGCATGTGCGCGCGGAATATCTGGAATATGAGGAGGGGCGCTCCCGGTCCTGA
- a CDS encoding PaaI family thioesterase, with amino-acid sequence MSGLDIAQAVSPYARALKLRGAGEEDGVPVLVMPFSEDVVGRPGFLHGGAISGLLEIASIAALRAALAESETRVRIKPINVTVDFMRGGIDQDTFAIGRITRLGRTLANVEAVAWQDDRNRLIASAQMHYLLRSAEN; translated from the coding sequence GTGAGCGGGCTCGATATCGCGCAGGCGGTGTCGCCTTATGCCCGCGCGCTGAAGCTGCGCGGCGCAGGCGAAGAGGACGGCGTTCCCGTGCTCGTCATGCCGTTCAGTGAAGACGTGGTCGGGCGCCCCGGTTTTCTGCACGGCGGCGCAATCTCAGGCTTGCTCGAGATCGCTTCGATCGCAGCTCTGCGCGCGGCTTTGGCGGAGAGCGAGACCAGAGTGCGCATCAAGCCGATCAATGTGACGGTGGATTTCATGCGCGGCGGCATCGATCAGGATACCTTCGCGATCGGCCGCATTACGCGGCTTGGTCGCACGTTGGCCAATGTCGAAGCGGTGGCCTGGCAGGACGACCGCAACCGGCTGATCGCATCGGCCCAAATGCACTATTTATTGCGCAGCGCAGAAAATTAA
- a CDS encoding heavy metal-binding domain-containing protein yields MIVTTTPTVEGRPVAEYYGVVTGEVIIGANIFRDLFANISDIVGGRSGSYERALGKAREEAFSEMEEKAAKRGGNAVVGVDIDYEVIGQNGSMLMVSVSGTAVRI; encoded by the coding sequence ATGATCGTCACCACCACCCCCACCGTCGAAGGCAGGCCGGTCGCCGAATATTATGGCGTCGTCACCGGAGAGGTGATTATCGGCGCTAATATCTTCCGCGATCTGTTCGCCAATATCAGCGATATCGTCGGCGGGCGCTCGGGCAGCTATGAGCGGGCGCTGGGGAAGGCGCGCGAAGAGGCCTTTTCGGAGATGGAAGAGAAGGCGGCCAAGCGCGGCGGCAACGCCGTTGTCGGCGTGGACATCGATTATGAAGTGATCGGCCAGAACGGATCCATGCTGATGGTCAGCGTCAGCGGCACGGCAGTGCGGATCTGA
- a CDS encoding accessory factor UbiK family protein: MQSENRIVDDIVKFVNGMAGTVAGMGREAEAGFKERTRQFVGGMDFVSREEFDAVKAMAAKAREEVETLKARLDALEGKDPSPKQSAPVQGGPAAPDGPHKAPPKKEGPGAL, from the coding sequence ATGCAGAGCGAAAACCGCATCGTCGACGATATCGTTAAATTCGTGAACGGCATGGCCGGCACCGTCGCCGGCATGGGCCGCGAGGCGGAGGCTGGCTTCAAGGAGCGCACCCGCCAGTTTGTAGGCGGCATGGATTTCGTGAGCCGCGAGGAGTTCGATGCGGTGAAGGCAATGGCCGCCAAGGCCCGAGAAGAGGTGGAGACGCTGAAGGCCCGGCTCGATGCGCTGGAAGGCAAGGATCCGAGCCCGAAGCAGAGCGCTCCGGTCCAGGGCGGCCCCGCCGCGCCGGACGGTCCGCACAAGGCGCCGCCGAAAAAGGAAGGTCCCGGCGCTCTCTGA
- a CDS encoding YbjN domain-containing protein — MSELDEGDAPAVDMFAALFEARGWPCELAGEDELAAEVKGSWTSYQLRVIAREDDNVVQILVLPDITVPEDLRARMYEAVGLINEQLWLGHFDLWSANGILLMRHGALLGPGGMLGLDQAQVLVDAAIDECERFYPVFQFIIWGGKTPREAIDAALIDTAGEA, encoded by the coding sequence ATGAGCGAACTGGACGAGGGCGATGCCCCCGCCGTCGACATGTTCGCCGCCCTCTTCGAGGCGCGCGGCTGGCCTTGCGAGCTGGCTGGCGAGGACGAGCTTGCCGCCGAAGTGAAGGGCAGCTGGACCAGCTATCAGCTGCGCGTGATTGCGCGTGAAGACGACAATGTCGTCCAGATTCTGGTGCTGCCGGACATCACCGTGCCGGAAGATTTGCGCGCGCGCATGTATGAGGCGGTCGGTCTTATCAACGAACAGCTCTGGCTCGGCCATTTCGATCTGTGGTCTGCGAACGGCATCCTGTTGATGCGCCACGGCGCGCTGCTGGGGCCGGGCGGCATGCTCGGCCTGGATCAGGCACAGGTGCTCGTCGACGCCGCGATCGATGAGTGCGAGCGCTTTTATCCGGTGTTCCAATTCATCATCTGGGGCGGCAAGACTCCGCGCGAGGCGATCGATGCCGCGTTGATCGATACGGCGGGAGAGGCTTAG